TGCCGGCGGACTTCTCGGAGGAGGTCGCCCTCACCTCGCCGATCCCGTTGCCGCGGCATCCGCACCCGCATCCCCATCCGCGCGCCGAGCGCGAGGGTGCGTCGGCACGTCAGCCCTCGAGTCGCCCGTCGGGCGTGCACCCCACGCCGGCCACCGACTGAGCGGCGACCGTCGCGAGCCCGACCGGGCCCCGGCGCATCACGCGTCGGCCACGATTCAGGCGAACCCGCGCGGCTCAGGACGCGTTCGGCGATTCCAGCCTGAGCGGCGGCCGTCGGCCTGAATCCCGACCGTGCCTGCTCGCACCGACAGGCGAGCCGGTCAGCCCCGCGTCGACGCGCGCACCACGAGCTCGGGCTGGAACACGACCTGCTCGCGCTCGACGTCGGCCCCGGCGGCGGCCTCCTTGAGCAGCAGGTCGACCGCCGTGTAGCCGATGAGCGACGCCGGCTGGCGGATGGACGAGAGCGGCACCACCGCGGCCGACGCGAAGTCGATGTCGTCGTAGCCGATGAGGGCGATCTCGTCGGGCACCCGGATGCTGCCCTGCATCATCAGCGCCTGGAGCACGCCCATCGCGAGCAGGTCGTTCGCGGCGAAGATCGCGTCGGGCCGGTCGGCGGCCGGTCGTTCCCGGATCGCCTCGCCGGCGGCCCGGCCCGCCAGCACCGTGAGGGAGTCGGTCTCGACGACCTCGAGCGACATGCCCTCCGTGGCCTCCACGGCGCGGCGCGCACCCGCGAGCCGGTCGGCGGCCTGCTGGATGCCGAGCGGCCCGCCGACGAAGGCGACCCGGCGGCGCCCGACGTCGGCGAGGTGCCGTACGGCGAGCTCGCCGCCCACGACGTCGTCGACCGCGACCGACGAGAAGCTGCGGTCGGCGGCCTCACGGTCGACGAGCACGACGGGCGTGCCGCGCTCGCGCACCCGCGCGAGCCGCGGAAGGTCGTCGCTGAGCGGCGAGATGAGCACGCCGTGCACCCGCTGCTCCTCGAACAGGTCGAGGTAGGCGCCCTCGCGGTCGCGGTTCTCGTCGCTGTTGCCGAGCAGGATCGTCATGCCGTCCTCGGCCGCGCGATCCTCCGCGCCGCGGGCGACATCCGTGAAGAAGGGATTGCGCACGTCGAGCACGACGAGGCCGATCGAGCGGCTCCGGCCGGCGCGCAGCTGGCGGGCGGCGTCGTTGCGCACGAAGCCCAGTTCGGCGATCGCGGCCATGACGCGCTCCACCGTGGCGGGCGCGACCTTGTCGGGCCGGTTCAGCACGTTCGACACCGTGCCCACCGACACGGATGCCGCGGCCGCCACCTCGCGCACGCTCACCGACATCTGCTGACCTCCCCTTCGAGCCGCCCCGCTCCCGTGCGGCATCCACATGATGGCAGACCGTACCGGCCGTCAGGATCCATTCTCCCCTGAATCGATTCATGGGCGTCGGTCGCCGCGCCACGCGGCCCGACCCGGCGCCGTCAGGCCCGACCCGGCGCCGTCAGGCCCGACCCGGCGCTATCAGGCCCGACCCGGCGCCCTCAGGCCCGGCGCCGCTCCGCCACCGGGTCGGTCGAGCGACGCACCACGAGCTCGGGCAGGAACACCGTCTGCCTTGGGATCAGCTCGCGGTCGGCCGTCTCCTCCAGCAGGATGCGCAGTGCCGTGCGGCCGATCATGCCGCTCGGCTGGCGCATCGACGAGAGCGGCACCGCCGCGGCGGCGGCGAACGAGATGTCGTCGAACCCGATGATCGCGATCTCGTCGGGCACGAGCATCCGTCCGCCCACGACGAGGGACTGCAGCAGGCCCAGGGCGATGAGGTCGTTCGCGGCGAACAGCGCATCGGGCCACTCGCCGCGCGGTCGCGACACGATGCGGGCGCCCGCCGCGACGCCCTCGTCGACCGTCATGGCGCCGGTCGCGACGACCTCGACCTCGACGGGCACGGCGGCGTTCTCGGCCGCGACGCGGGCGCCCGCCAGCCGGTCGTTGACCTGGCGGATGTCGAAGGGCCCGCCGACGAACGCGATGCGGCGCCGCCCGGTGTCGATGAGGTGCTCGACGGCCATGCGCCCACCCGCGACGCTGTCGACCGACACCGAGCTGAACCGGCTGCTGCCGCCGAACCGGTCGACGAGCACGGCCGGGATGCCGCGGGCGCGCAGCCGCTCGAGACGCGGCTGGATGTCGCCGTAGGGCGAGATGAGCACGCCGCGCACCTGCTGCTCCTCGAAGAGGTCGAGGTAGAGCCGTTCGCGCGCGACGTCCTCGTCGGTGTTGCCGTAGAGCACGGCGATGTTGTGCCGGGACGCCTCGTCCTCGGCGCCGCGCACCACGTCGTTGAAGAACGGGTTCTGGCCGTTGAGCACGACGAAGCCCACGGTGGTGCTCACGCCGGCCCGGAGCTTGCGGGCGGCGTCGTTGCGCACATACCCGAGCTCCTCGATGGCGCGGCTCACCCGAGCGATCGACTCGGCCGAGACCTCGTCGGGACGGTTCAGCACGTTCGAGACGGTGCCGACCGAGACGCCGGCATGCTGCGCCACATCACGGATGCTCGCGGCTGGCATTCGCGCTCCTCGTCATCGATGGTCGGCGTCAGGATGTCCCGGGCTTGACCGTTCACCGGGACGTCCCTACAGTAGTCCTGAATCGGTCCTGAATCGATTCATAT
This DNA window, taken from Agromyces sp. 3263, encodes the following:
- a CDS encoding LacI family DNA-binding transcriptional regulator, which produces MSVSVREVAAAASVSVGTVSNVLNRPDKVAPATVERVMAAIAELGFVRNDAARQLRAGRSRSIGLVVLDVRNPFFTDVARGAEDRAAEDGMTILLGNSDENRDREGAYLDLFEEQRVHGVLISPLSDDLPRLARVRERGTPVVLVDREAADRSFSSVAVDDVVGGELAVRHLADVGRRRVAFVGGPLGIQQAADRLAGARRAVEATEGMSLEVVETDSLTVLAGRAAGEAIRERPAADRPDAIFAANDLLAMGVLQALMMQGSIRVPDEIALIGYDDIDFASAAVVPLSSIRQPASLIGYTAVDLLLKEAAAGADVEREQVVFQPELVVRASTRG
- a CDS encoding LacI family DNA-binding transcriptional regulator — protein: MPAASIRDVAQHAGVSVGTVSNVLNRPDEVSAESIARVSRAIEELGYVRNDAARKLRAGVSTTVGFVVLNGQNPFFNDVVRGAEDEASRHNIAVLYGNTDEDVARERLYLDLFEEQQVRGVLISPYGDIQPRLERLRARGIPAVLVDRFGGSSRFSSVSVDSVAGGRMAVEHLIDTGRRRIAFVGGPFDIRQVNDRLAGARVAAENAAVPVEVEVVATGAMTVDEGVAAGARIVSRPRGEWPDALFAANDLIALGLLQSLVVGGRMLVPDEIAIIGFDDISFAAAAAVPLSSMRQPSGMIGRTALRILLEETADRELIPRQTVFLPELVVRRSTDPVAERRRA